The segment GTTATCGAGTTACTAGATGCGCGTATTCCTCGTTCTAGTGCGAACCCTGTAATTACTGAACTCGTTGGTCAAAAACCTCATATCGTACTGTTAAATAAAGTAGATTTAGCGGATCCTAAAGCCACAAAGGAATGGACCGAATTCTTTACTAAACAAGGTATCACAGTATTGGCTATCGATTCTAAGTCTGGCAAGGGTAATAAGAAGTTAATATCTACGGTAGAGCGTTTAAGCAAGCCTATCATCGATCGTTGGGTAGCTAAAGGTATTCGTAGCCGTTCTGTACGTACTATTATTTTAGGTATTCCAAATGTAGGTAAATCTACGTTGATTAACTCCTTAGCTGGCTCTGCAGCTACGCGTACAGCTAACAAAGCTGGTCATACACGTGGTCAACAATGGGTTAAGATCGGTAAAAACCTTGAACTACTTGATACACCAGGCGTATTATGGCCTAAATTAGAGGATCAACGCGCAGCGGCTCGCCTTGCTATGACGGGTGCTGTCTCTGATGATGTGTACGACTTAGAGCATGTAATGAAACAGCTATTAAATCATTTATTGACGAATACACCAAATATTTTGGTAGAGCGATATAAATTAAAAGAAGAAGAGATGACGGATGTAGATACGATTCTTGAAAGTATCGGTCGTCGTCGTGGTTGTCTCGTAAGTGGTGGTGTAGTAGACTTTGATAAAGCTCGCCGCATTATCTTGCAAGACTACCGCAATACTAAATTAGGTACAATTACTCTCGATAAAGTTGATGAAGAACCATACTATCCTGAAAACGGTGAGGATACACAAAATGGATAAGGATACATTTAGTAAATTAAAAGTGGCAGATATAAAAGCTCTTTTTGAAACTGAACAAGCCTTAGATATTTTGTCTTTAGCCCAAGAGGATACTCGTAGTTCTGTACAAAAATTGGCTGCTTCTTACATTAAGCGCCAAGAAAAAGAGTTAAAAGAACAACAACGCCTCATGAGCATGTATGACTATGAAGGTATGTTCTACGATCAAGGTATGTATCATGTAGCTGGTGTCGACGAGGTAGGTCGTGGCCCTATTGCAGGACCTGTAACGGTAGCTGCCGTTATATTGCCGCCTATGACATTAATTCCTGGTTTAAATGACTCTAAAAAGCTAACTGAAGAAAAGCGTGAAGCCCTCTACGATATCATCATGGACGAAGCTATAGCAGTTAGCTGTATTTCTTACGGCCCAGAAAAGATTGATGAGCTCAATATCTATGAAGCAACGCGACAAGCGATGTATGAGGCGATTCGCACGCTCAGCGTACCAGCTGAAGCAGTAGTAGCTGATGCAATGAAATTGCCTGATCTGACGATTCCTGTTGAATCTATTATTAAGGGCGATAGTAAAAGCGCTAATATTGCGGCTGCATCAATCATTGCAAAGGTTACACGAGATCGATATATGAAGAGCCTTGATGATGAATACCCTGGTTACGGATTTGGTATTCATAAAGGCTATTATACGGAGTTA is part of the Veillonella nakazawae genome and harbors:
- the ylqF gene encoding ribosome biogenesis GTPase YlqF codes for the protein MADSPIVHWFPGHMAKATRMITEYIKKVDVVIELLDARIPRSSANPVITELVGQKPHIVLLNKVDLADPKATKEWTEFFTKQGITVLAIDSKSGKGNKKLISTVERLSKPIIDRWVAKGIRSRSVRTIILGIPNVGKSTLINSLAGSAATRTANKAGHTRGQQWVKIGKNLELLDTPGVLWPKLEDQRAAARLAMTGAVSDDVYDLEHVMKQLLNHLLTNTPNILVERYKLKEEEMTDVDTILESIGRRRGCLVSGGVVDFDKARRIILQDYRNTKLGTITLDKVDEEPYYPENGEDTQNG
- a CDS encoding ribonuclease HII; this encodes MDKDTFSKLKVADIKALFETEQALDILSLAQEDTRSSVQKLAASYIKRQEKELKEQQRLMSMYDYEGMFYDQGMYHVAGVDEVGRGPIAGPVTVAAVILPPMTLIPGLNDSKKLTEEKREALYDIIMDEAIAVSCISYGPEKIDELNIYEATRQAMYEAIRTLSVPAEAVVADAMKLPDLTIPVESIIKGDSKSANIAAASIIAKVTRDRYMKSLDDEYPGYGFGIHKGYYTELHKEAVEQQGVTPLHRKSFEPIKSIVRWVKPE